Genomic DNA from bacterium:
ATCGACGTTACAGGAATAGAGCTTGTTGTGAATTATGACCTGCCCCTAAATACGCAGGATTACGTTCACCGGATCGGCAGGACCGGCCGCGCAGGATCTGTAGGCCATGCAATCTCTTTTGCGATGCCGCATCAGAAGCGTGATGTGAAGGCGATCGAAAAATTAATCCGCATGGCGGTCAAAGTTTCACCCGTGCCCAAGCTAAATCGCAAATACCGCAGGCGGGACGCCCACGGTACTTCGACTTAGTCGCTACTATTCAAACAGTCTCGGTGGTTGAAACGCATTCTTTTCTGCCCAATTCTGAAGGTTGATTACTTGAATATCGTTCTTACCCTGACGAAAAGAAGATTCCGGGACCATAATTCCAAAACCTTGAACGTCCTCTATTCTGAAATCCTGCTTCTTTGCTGTTGATTTGATCCATAGTGTCCTCAACCACCCTTTCTCTTTCAAGTCAGGCGGGAACGTGCGTGTAATACCGTTGAACCGGCCATTGATCCAAACTCCCAGAAGAATCGGTCCTTTCGGTGTGAACGGAAAAACGGCTCGACCGGCAATGAACACAGGAATGAATCCTGATTTTAAATCCACGTTCTCGAACGATTGAGGATTCTTCAGTTCAATCTGTACGTTGTTATTGTTCCCGAAAGAAGAATCGGTTGGACTCATCTTCAGCAATTGGGGAATGAGAGTCGGCTCCAGAATTTGATCTGGATTCCCGGTTCCAAAGACAGCGATTTTCCTTTTTATCGAAGCGGAACTTATGATCTCAGAATCGAACTCGCGCCACTCTTTATCTTTGCTGAAAATCGTTTTGTACACTCTTTTTTTGCTGCGTTGCGGGGACCGGTCTTGAAGGGCAGAAAAACCATCTGTAGGGAAAGGAAGTTTGATCCCGAGCGCGTCCGCGATTGTGGGAAGTATGTCCACAGACTCAACATTCCGGTCAATGATTGCTCCTTTTGTTGAGTTGGGAAGTTTCAGAAAAAAGGGCACGGGAAGGATGTCTTGATAATTCGCATCGGAGACCGATCGAAGGGACTCACCGGGAAGGAAGCTGGCGCCGTGATCAGCGGTGACTACAATCAGCGCACTGTCATAGAGGCCGACTGATTTCAAATGCTGAGTGAGTTCACCGAGTTTTCGATCGACAAAACACAGTTGCAAAAGATGGCGTTGATAACCGCGAAAAACAACCCAGTCATCATCCAGCCAGTTCTCTTCCTTTACAGATACTCCTTCTATCCCCATCGGGCCGTATCCGCGGTAATCGTACTGATTCCCGGAAGGCACATATTCCCAGGGAACATGAGGTAAGAAGATATGTTGAAAATAAAGGGCAGGTTTCTTTGCAGGTGTGAGCAACTCCAGAAATTTTTTGAACTGCCCGATTCGTGAGGAGTAAGCGTCATCAAGTCTTACAAGAACATTGCCGGAATCGGTTTTATCCCAGAAATTGCTCCAGGTGTGCTTGATCGATGGCAAATTTTCAGCGAGTTCAACCGGAAGAATGACGTGAAGGTAAACAACAGAGAGATCCAGAAAGAGTGTTCGAAGCCTTTCCACTGCCGATTTCTTTGGTTCATCTGCTACATTCACGTGCTCAGGACACAACTTTGTTTCATGCTCCAGCACCCTCAGCTCGTAAGATCCGGCAAGGAGCGTAAAAAGGTTATTGGGATAATCCTTCAGTGCCGGGAGCCGTTTTGGATTCGGATATTTGCCGGTCAGAATCCCGGCAACTGCTTCCGGCGTTCCATCTGCCACCGTTGAAGTGTTTCGGAACCATAGGGAATCTTTCTGCAGCTTGCTGAAATTTGGGAAACGAACAGCATCAATTTCCCGGTTCTCGTCCAGCAACGAAATGATAGGAAGCTCATCTAAAATCAGAAGCACAACCGGCGTTGTGGCCGATACTTTGGTTACGGTGGTGCTTTGTGGTGTCTCTCGAGAAAGGATTTTTGAAATGGAGGGATTCATCAAAAATATTGCCGTGAAAACGAA
This window encodes:
- a CDS encoding sulfatase-like hydrolase/transferase — protein: MIKERNSFIDLLPVAVLFNLAVAQPLYDLLSRNAQFFVARRSEPVDILVLALMISFLIPLTLMLLVHGLKKLSAAAGHIAYALLFVLLTALSFIPLFKKVEVLPGWVILGASLFLGGLLLWFVRRFQTAHLFLKYLSVSIFVFTAIFLMNPSISKILSRETPQSTTVTKVSATTPVVLLILDELPIISLLDENREIDAVRFPNFSKLQKDSLWFRNTSTVADGTPEAVAGILTGKYPNPKRLPALKDYPNNLFTLLAGSYELRVLEHETKLCPEHVNVADEPKKSAVERLRTLFLDLSVVYLHVILPVELAENLPSIKHTWSNFWDKTDSGNVLVRLDDAYSSRIGQFKKFLELLTPAKKPALYFQHIFLPHVPWEYVPSGNQYDYRGYGPMGIEGVSVKEENWLDDDWVVFRGYQRHLLQLCFVDRKLGELTQHLKSVGLYDSALIVVTADHGASFLPGESLRSVSDANYQDILPVPFFLKLPNSTKGAIIDRNVESVDILPTIADALGIKLPFPTDGFSALQDRSPQRSKKRVYKTIFSKDKEWREFDSEIISSASIKRKIAVFGTGNPDQILEPTLIPQLLKMSPTDSSFGNNNNVQIELKNPQSFENVDLKSGFIPVFIAGRAVFPFTPKGPILLGVWINGRFNGITRTFPPDLKEKGWLRTLWIKSTAKKQDFRIEDVQGFGIMVPESSFRQGKNDIQVINLQNWAEKNAFQPPRLFE